The uncultured Fibrobacter sp. genomic interval CCAGCTTGCCGAGTTCAAGCCCACGATGCAGGAAAGCGAACCGGAGGCTCCTGCGGCCCCTGCAGTGGCGGAGGAACCGGCCAAGGCTTTGCCCACCCACTTTGCAGTTGAAAGTGGTGAAGGTGCTCCGGTCCAGGCTCCCGAATCGCTCTCGCCGACGACGTCGCTTGCCGAGATGATTGCCTTTGCCCGCAAGTTCAACGCGACAGACATTTATCTCTATCCGGACCGCCAGGTGGCCATGCGCCAGTCGGGCAACATTGTCCCTGTTACCGAAGAAGCGATGAGCGTTTCGGAACTGTCGAACCGCTTGGACGATGTCGCGGACTGTTTTGACGACGGATACAAGATTGTTCAAGGCGAGAACTTCAGCAAGACGGCCGGTGTTCCGGGCGTTGGTCGAATTCGCCTTTCGGTGACTTGGTTCGAAGGTGTCCCGAGCGTATCGATCCGCATTATCCAGGCGGAATCGGCTTCGCTCGAAAGCCTTTACCTGCCGCCGTTCTGTGAGAGTTTTGCTGAACTGACCAGCGGTCTCGTGCTCATTGCGGGCCCGTCGTTCAGTGGTCGCACGACGACGATGCTTACTTATGCCGAGACAATCATGCGGAACAGGGAAACCTACATCCAAACCGTCGAGAAGCCTATAGAGCGCCTTCTCCGTAATACGGCGGGTGCAGTGGCCCAGCGCGAAGTCGGGCTGCATGTGCATTCGGGAGTCGAGGGAATTGAACTTGCCATGAACAACGGTGCCGATGTCATCCTGTTCGACCACCTCGAAAACATGGATGAACTTTCGCTGTTGTTGCAAGCCTCCAACGCTGGTGCGCTCGTGTTCGCTGTGACGACTGGTAACAATATCCATGCGTTGCTTTCTCGCCTTTTGGCCTCCGTGCCCGAAGTCTCGCGGACTAATTTTGCCTATACGCTCGCCGAACAGTTGAAGGGCGTGATTGTGCAGCAGTTGGTGCCGGTTGTGCAGAACCAGGGGCTTATCCTTGCGTGCGAGGCGATGAAGGTATCGTCCACAGTCGCGAACATGATTCGCAAGAACGATTTCTCGCAGATTGCGGCGGCAATAAGCAGCCAGCACGATCAGGGCATTACGTTGGATGACTCCCTGCAGAAGTGCGTGGAATCTGGCTACATCGATGGCTTCGAGGCTTGGAAGCGCGCTTACGACAACAGGCGTTTTGCGTCTTACCGCCCGGCTAAATGACGAGGTGTACTATGGCTACAGAAATAGAAGCTCTTTTGGATTATGCGCTGAATATTGGTGCTAGCGAAGTGATTGTCTCGGAAGGCCTTTCTCCTTCGGTGCGCTTGGCTGGCCGTGTGTGTACGATTCCCGATGCTCCGGTTGTTGAACGGGGCTCGATTGTTGAATTTTTGGGCGAACTCGAAACAGAAAGTGGTTCGTTGGTAGGCGGCCCGTGGGTGAACACTCATTGGCGTGTCCGTTATTTCCGCGAAGCGCGCGGTAATGCGGCTGTGTTCCGTCCGATTTTGGAACAGTGTCCCGATTTCTCTGCTTTGGGAATTACAGAGAATATGAACAACCTTCTCGGGTTCAGTTCGGGCCTTGTCGTGTTCGGTGGACCGGCATGCAGCGGCAAGACGACGACGGCATCGGCATACGTGGGCACGCTGTGTTCGAGCAGGATGTTGCGTGCGAGTTTTGTCGGGAAAGAGGAATTGCATATCAATTCTGGCGAAAGCCTTGTCCTCCAGGACTCTACAACGAAAATTGAAAAGAGAATGGATCAGGCGCTCCGCAGCGGGACGGACCTCTTCTGGATGGGAGATTTTGAACGCGATAACTTGCTCCCGATGCTCGAAGCGGCCAATGCAGGGGCGCTTGTCGTTGTGAACGTGACGGCGGGTAACTCTGTCGGTGTGCTCGAAGCTTTGCTGTCTGCTTCGGCTCCCGAAATGCGTTCTCTTGTGCGTACGATGCTTGCGGCCGTGCTCAAGGCTGTCGTGGTGCAGCGCCTGTTGCCCACTGCCGACGAGAAGGGGATTGTCCCTGCCTGGGAAGTCTTGTACAATACGCAGAATGTGGCGACGCACATTCGTAATGGTGAACATTTCAAGTTGCCTTCAATTATTGCGTCGTCGGCTTCGGAAGGCATGTTGTTGATGGATGATTGCCTGGCGGAGCTTGTTCGTTCAGGTTATGTAAATCGTGAAGATGCGGGGAAATATGTTTCTAATCCGGCCCGCCTTGCTTAATTTGTTTGGGAAAAATCTTGTGCGCATTCAGTGTGCCTTGGCTGTTTCGTTTGTGTCGCTTGCCTTCGCGGCGGGTGAACCTGCTCCTGTTGATTCTTTGCCTGTCCCTCCCGTGGAACAACCTTCTGCGGATTCTGTCTTGGCTGCTTTTGATTCAGTCGGGACCGTTGATACGGTGGTGAAGGTGGATTCCGTCGTGAAAACGGATTCGATTGTGCCTGCCGATTCTACAGTAGCGGACTTGTCTTTGAAGAATATGAAGTCGGTGCTTTACTTGAGCGGCGGCGAGGATTCTCCCTGGTTCTACCTGGGTGTGCTTTACGCTATCGAGGAATATCATGTTCCGGTTGATTCTATTGTAGGCACGTCGTGGGGGGCTTGGGTCGGGTTCTTGTGGTCCAGGGGAATGCGCTTGGACGATATGCAGAGGCTTTTCTTGGAAGAAGACTTTGAACCGTTTATCGGCCGTGACAACATTGCAGCAAAGACGGAACCGAATCCTTTTGAATGGCCAATTTCTTTGGATGGAGTTCCGAGTCTCAGGTACCGGTTTGCTTTGCGGCAGGATTCTATTGGTGCCCCACGTCGCGTAGCTAAATCTCTTGTTGTAGATTCGGCGGGTGTGGAACGAACTTTGGCGACACTCCGATTCCAGGAGAGCTTGTTCCGTCAATCGGCCAAAGCCAAGATTCCTTTTTCAGTGTTGGGTTGCGATGGAGTTGTCGGCAATACGAGCGTAGATGTCTTGAAATCGCTTCCTTTGCCGGGTAATGGGGAATCGGGAGAGATTTGCCCCTACTTGGCTTTGCCGGCAGAGGATTCTCCCGACGAATTCCCTATCATTGTCATTGCGGACCCTGTGCGTGCTGAGGTTACGGGGAATCCGTGGCAACGTGTTTTGAAAAAATACGCCGCAGAGGGCTTGAATAACCGCCCGGGCTTGATTGTTCGTGCTCATTCAATCCAAGATTCTCTCCACAATACTCGTATCCAGGCTGGTTTTTCTGCTATGGAAAAACGGGTAAACACGCTGTCGTTTGGGCCAGAACGGAAAAAAGCTTATGAGACAATGAAGTCTGAAACGTATCCGTGGTTCCGCTATAATCCGACATTTGATAGTTTGTCTGCAGAAAAGCATGTCTCTGCAAAATCGTATTGGGATGAAACGGATACAGGGGCAGTCGCTCCGCGTCGCTTCGCGTATGCTCTCACGCAAAATCCTGTCTATGATTCGCTTTCGTTCAATATGCAACCGAATGGCGACATGATTGTTGGGGCTAAATCTTCGCCTGTATTCGATATTGCCGCGGGTGGTTTTGGTTCCAACGCATTTGGCCCGAACTTCTATGGCGAGATGGGCGTCCGCTTTATTGACCAGATGGAATTTGACCTGAATGTCGCAGGGTTCTGGGGTTATAACAGTTATGGCTTACGTCCGCATTTCAATATAGACCGTTTATGGAATAAGAACTGGAGCATTTCGTTTGCTTACGAATGGCAGAAGGTTCGCCCACTCACATCCTTCAACAACGATATCCCTCATGAGGACCGTATTTATTCAGAACGCCGTAGCGACCTCTCGGCAAAGGCGACGTATTCGTTGAGCGAAACGCAGGATGTCTCGCTTGGATTCATATTCGGCAACAGAGAATTTGAGATGGATACGCTTGCATACGATGAACACTTCTTCAATACCTATCCTGTTTCGCCGAGTTTGCATTACGAACTGCGTTCTGGCAGGCAGGACAAGTGGTTCGCCACGGAGGGATATGCCCTCAATGCCGACCTGGGGCTGCAGTCCATTGGTTTTGAACTGGGCCGTGCCGATTTGATTCCCATTTATTGGAAGGGTGAAATGGATGCGTACTATGCGGTGTCTCCCAGAAAGTATGCGACGTTCATCTTTGGTGCTGCGGGAGGGTTTGAACAGTATCACGAAGAAGGCTATGGCTATGTTTACCCGAAAGCTTTTGATTACGAGGTCTTGAGCAACTGCTATAGGTTCCATCCGGAGGCAACTCCGTGGAGTACGGAGTGGTACAACGCCACGTTGGCTTCGCATCATTACGGACTGCTCAGAATGAGCGCTGCCTTGCATTACAAAGGGAATGGCCTGTGGCTCTTTGGTGCTTATGTTCGTGATTTTGAGGACAATCCGTCGGTGGAACTCGGCAACAACAAAGTTGTTTTGGAACCCACGTTTAGGTTGACATACCGGTCTATCAATGCGCTTTTCGGCATGACGAGAACGGTTGATTTCAAGACGGCCAGCGACTTGAATAAGTTTGGCGACTACAAGTACTTTGTCCGAATTGGCAATTACAATCTGTTCTAATTCAGATTTGTTTTAACCATTGATAGAACTATTCTCCGCGGTTCTTCGCGGCGATGTTCTTGTATTTGTTGTGGTCTTTTAAGTTGCTGCTGAAGAAATGTGTTCCCGATCCGTCGTCTTTTGCAACAAAGTAGAGCGCATCTGTCTTGGCGGGCTTGAGAGCGGCTTCGATTGCTTTGCGGCCCGGATTCGATATGGGGCCGGGCATGAGCCCTTTGAATTTGCGCGTATTGTAGGGACTGTTGCTGTTGAGCTGGCTCTTGTAGATGGGGCCAGTGAGGTTCTTGAAGATGAACCGGACTGTCGGGTCTGCCCCGAGCGGCATACCTATGCGCAGCCTGTTATGGAACACTCCCGCGATGAGCGGACGCTCGTCGGGCTTGCCTGTTTCTTCTTCGACCACGCTTGCCAGTGTGAGCACTTTGTGCCAACTGCCGAGGGTGTCCCACATCGTCCCTTCCATGTCTTTGTACTGTTCGCGGAGTTTCAGGTTGGCTGCGACCATCTGCTTGATGATGGCTTCTTCGTCGGCGTCTACGGCGAATGGGTAGGTTTCGGGCAGCAGGTAGCCTTCCAGTGATTTGGCGCTGACTCCGAGCGATTGGGTGAACTTCGGGTCGTGGATCAATGCGTTCCAGCGATTCGTGTCGAGGTTCGGGAAAGCTTTCGTGAGGTACGACGGGATTTCCCACGAGGCGCGGCCTTCGGGGATGGTCACCTTCTTCACGGCGTTCTTTCCGCTTTCGAAAAGGGCGATGATTTCGTCGAGTTTGCTGTTCGCGGGGACTTCGTACCAGCCCGCTTTCAGGTTCGGTTTGTACAAACGACACCACAGTTGGAACGCCAAATCGTCGGTCCAGATACCGTTTTCATGTAAAATTTGCGATACTTTGGCGGGAGAACTGCCCTTCGGGATTTCCAAAAGGACCATTTTTTCGTTGCCGGAGAGTGCATTTAGCCTATTTTTTGCCTGAAAACAGGCAAAAATCGCCAAAATGATTAAAATTACCGTCGAAATAAAAAAAATCTTCTTCATTAAGTAAAAATTTAAAAGAAAAACAACCGAATCGAAAAATAAAAGGTATATTCGTATAGCATTGTTGAATGTTTTCATGAAACTGAGGAAAGTTATGAAAAAGGTGTTGTTTATTGCTCTTGCCCTCTTGGTTGCCAATTCTTTCGCTGCCAAGAAGGTTAAATCCAAGCTCGGCGATGTTGATCTCACCAAGGAAAAGGGTGGTGGATCCGTGGTCTGTACCGCAGGCTTCAATGACGAACTGACCATCGTGAAGGAAGCCGATACGGACGTGCTTGTGAAAGGTAATTGCGGCCAGGGTTGGGTCGAAAAATCCAAGATCGAATACGTTGCACAGGCTGCTGGCGACAAGTCCATGAAATTGGAAGGCGTGGACGTGGTTGGCTGGCTCGATAACCCGAGCGCCGTGTTCGTGTTGGAAAACGACGACATCGACTTCGATGGCGTGAACATCGACCGTGACTTCAAGGAATACTTGCAGCACACGATGGACCGCGAACAGATCGAAATGCACAACAACGAAAACTAATCGTTGTTGGCCTTTTGAAACGTTTTTGGAACTCCGCTCCGGCGGAGTTTTTGTTGTTTCTATCCTTGCCGCGTGTAAAATGTTTTTTTCTTATGTGCACGCTCACATGCCTCCGGTGACATAAATCACGGATTTTGGGTGATAATGTGTTGAAAAAAACAGAATTTCCCTGTTTTTGAACGTATTTCGCGGATTTGTACGTAACCCGTTGAATTGTATCAAAATAAATTACAAGGAAGATTCACAAATAATATCTATTTTTATGTTGGGATAGGTGAATCCACTTTTTTTAGAAGGAAAGGATGTTATGAAAAAAATTTTTATAACGATTATGCTTGCCGCTTTGGCGGCTTTCGCTGTAAAGCCCAACAGGGTCGGTCCTGTGAGCACTTACGGCGAACTTAAGGCAAACGGCGGAAAACTGTCCGGTTCTTGCCCTGCTTATAAAGATAAGACAGTCCAGGTCAGAGGTATGAGCCTTTTCTGGAGCTCGGGTGCAGATAGCTCCCTTGTTTACTATACAGCCCAGGCTATGGGCCTCATGGTGAAGGACATGGGGATCGAAGTTCTTCGTTTTGCTTTGGGTGCCGGTGACGAAAAGTTCGATAGCCATGGTCGTTCTTACACCACGGGTGGTGCCAACGACCAGAAGGCAATGGTTAGCAAGCTTGTTCGTGCTGCCGTTGAAAACGACATTTACATTATCCTTGACTGGCATACCGAAGGTACTTCATCGTACACTAACGATGCGAAGGAATTCTTTAGCTGGGCTGCTCAGGAATTCGGTCAGACCAACAACGTTATCTTCGAAATTTGGAACGAACCGGCGAATGGCGCTTCCATGTCCAATGTGAAGAGTCATGCGGATCAGGTGATTCCTGCTATTCGTGCTCATTCCGACAACCTCATCCTCGTGGGTAGCCCCGATTGGTCCAGCCATCCGGAAGAATGCGCCAAAGCCGGCATCAGCGATAACAACTACGGCTGTACTCTCCACTTTTATGCTGCAACAGGTGCCCACCAGGTGGGTAGTGGATATGATGGACGTGCCTCTGAAGCTATGAGCAAGGGCGTTCCCGTGTTCGCTACGGAATGGGGTACTGTTAGTTCCGATGGTAACGGCTCTCCGAACCAGTCTGCCAGCCAGGCTTGGGTGAACTGGATGAACCAGAACGGCGTCTCCTGGGCGAACTGGTCTGCCTCCGCTATTGCCGAACAGTCCGCTGCGTTTTCGACTTTGACCTTGAACCAGGGATTGAAATATACTCAGTCTGGTAACATGGTGAAGGGTTGGATGAACAAGAGCCCGTCCTATTCCGATTGCGGCCTTGGCAACCACCTTGGTTCCGATACGGGTGATGACGGATTCTCCACCGGTGTTGCCGATGGTGCCACGACGGACCTCATCGACGACATGGAAGACGGCGACCGCTACACCTACACGGGAGGCTTCTGGTCTGCTTGGGCCGACTCCGATGACGACAAGGATGGTCGTGGTTCGACGAAGATTTCGAACCCGAAATTCACCAACGACTTCGGCAAGGAAACTTACGACGTGCTTATTCCCGCTAAGGGTGGCGATGATTCCAAGTTCATGGCCGGTATGGAAGGCATCTATATCGATCAGGGTTCCTACAAGTGGGCTCCGTATGTCGCCATGGGCTTGAACCTGACGAAGGATACCGCCAACTTTACTGAATTTGCAAAGTGCACCTCCATTTCTTACAAGTACAAGGGCGCTGCTCATAACTTCCGCGTCGAACTCTCCACGATCACCAACTACAACTTCCACTTTGTCGATGCCGAAGCATCGGGTGAATGGAAGACTGTTGAATTGACTCCGGATATGTTCCAGCAGCATACCACTTGGGCTGATCCGCAGATTACCGATTTGAAGGCAAACTTGGGCAAAGCCAACCGTTTGGCTTGGGAAGTGAACGGCGTTGTTGACCGCCCGGCTTCCGAAATCCAGCCGCTCTACGATTACCTCTATGTGGATGACATTCGCTGCAATGGCGCTTCTATCACTGCTATTTCCGCTTTGGAAACTCCGTCCAGCTCTTCTGCTGGTCCGACCTCTTCTCCGGCTTCTTCCAGCAGTAGCGTTGGTCCGACCTCCAGCAGTGGTACTGGTCCGGCCATTCAGGTTGTGACTGTTGTTGATATCGACGATGTTGAAGATGGCAATGAAGTTCTCAAGACGACGGGTACGTGGTATGCCTATAACGACAGCGTTCCGGGTGGTCTCTCCACTATCACGAACACTTATGATCCGGCTCTTCCGGGTTATGTTGTGGTGTTCCCGGGTACGGAAGATCCGACGAATGGTACGGCTGGCTTTGTCGGCCTGAAGGGCATCGTTGTGAATCCGGGTACTTACGAAGAAAGGCCTTTCGTTGCTCTCGGCCTTAACATGAACGCCGATACGACGAAGGGTGTTGACCTGAGCCAGTGCAATGCTATCAGCTACCGCTACAAGGGTGCCGCTCATGACTTCAAGATTCAGGACGGCTCCGTGACGGACTATGACTACCATCTGAGCAAGGTTCCTGCTTCTGCCGAAGAATGGAAGACTGCTACTCTCGCCTTTGAAGATCTTCTCCAGATGGGCTGGGGTGAAGCCAAGGATTTGGACTTTACCCACATCAAGAAGATGGCTTGGGAAGTTCTCGGTTGGAAGGCCTCTATGGATCAGCCGAAGCCTAACTTCCTCTACGTTGACGATCTGAAGTGCGTGAAGGTTACTAAGGACGCTATCAAGGCTGTCCGTATTGCCTCTAACAGCATCGTGCTCGGTGTCCAGGGCAACAACCTCTCCATCAACATCGACAAGGCCAGCTCTGTCCGCGTCCAGATCTTCGACTTGATGGGTCATGCTGTTTCGAACTCCATTGAATCTATGCACGCCGGTTCCAACACCGTTTCTCTCGAAAAGATGAGCAAGGGTAGCTACATCGTCCGCGTCATCCGCGGTAGCGAAGCCAAGGCTGCTCGCGTCACGATTCGCTAATCCTTCTAAAAAAAAGAAATTAAAGGGTTCCGCCTCGGCGGGCCCTTTTTTTTGCATCCCGACAGTGCTTTGCGTTTATTTGCATATTTGCATAGTTTTCCTGTGGATTTTTGCTATATTTGGGCCATGAAATTTACGAAAGGTGTAAAAGACGGGTTGCCTATCGGAATCGGGTATTTCGCGGTGTCCTTTGCCTTTGGCATCAATGCGGGAGCCGTTCTGCATTCGTGGATTTTGGCAACCTTCATTTCTATGACGAACTTGACCTCGGCTGGCCAGTTTGCTGGGCTCAACATCATGGCTTCGGCGACAGGAACGCTTCTCGAGATGGCTGTAGCGAGCCTGTTCATCAACTTGCGTTATTCGCTGATGGCTATTTCTCTTTCGCAGAAGGTGGATTCTAATTTCGGGACGCTCAAGCGCATCCTCTTGAGTACGGGGATTACCGATGAAATCTACGCCGTAGCCATGTCCAAGCCGGGCAAGGTGAACGCGAAGTACTTCTTGGGACTGATGGTGCTGCCTTACCTCGGTTGGAGCGGCGGGACGCTTACAGGGGCCGTTTGTGGGCAAATTCTGCCCGATATGGTGGTGAATGCGCTCGGGGTCGCTCTGTATG includes:
- a CDS encoding ATPase, T2SS/T4P/T4SS family, whose translation is MRNQYMAKVLVYNKLVTEDQINAYKDKVSDSKDIGQVLVEVGLLKPALYQKVLAYVRDLEAKNAQAETAAAANAAAIAAAKEREAAKAKEQAKEQAKAQATPPAKKAAANEAPSAPASSSQGELQIEGNDIYGKSSISAKEVKAVAGLESTQLAEFKPTMQESEPEAPAAPAVAEEPAKALPTHFAVESGEGAPVQAPESLSPTTSLAEMIAFARKFNATDIYLYPDRQVAMRQSGNIVPVTEEAMSVSELSNRLDDVADCFDDGYKIVQGENFSKTAGVPGVGRIRLSVTWFEGVPSVSIRIIQAESASLESLYLPPFCESFAELTSGLVLIAGPSFSGRTTTMLTYAETIMRNRETYIQTVEKPIERLLRNTAGAVAQREVGLHVHSGVEGIELAMNNGADVILFDHLENMDELSLLLQASNAGALVFAVTTGNNIHALLSRLLASVPEVSRTNFAYTLAEQLKGVIVQQLVPVVQNQGLILACEAMKVSSTVANMIRKNDFSQIAAAISSQHDQGITLDDSLQKCVESGYIDGFEAWKRAYDNRRFASYRPAK
- a CDS encoding ATPase, T2SS/T4P/T4SS family; translated protein: MATEIEALLDYALNIGASEVIVSEGLSPSVRLAGRVCTIPDAPVVERGSIVEFLGELETESGSLVGGPWVNTHWRVRYFREARGNAAVFRPILEQCPDFSALGITENMNNLLGFSSGLVVFGGPACSGKTTTASAYVGTLCSSRMLRASFVGKEELHINSGESLVLQDSTTKIEKRMDQALRSGTDLFWMGDFERDNLLPMLEAANAGALVVVNVTAGNSVGVLEALLSASAPEMRSLVRTMLAAVLKAVVVQRLLPTADEKGIVPAWEVLYNTQNVATHIRNGEHFKLPSIIASSASEGMLLMDDCLAELVRSGYVNREDAGKYVSNPARLA
- a CDS encoding patatin-like phospholipase family protein — its product is MRIQCALAVSFVSLAFAAGEPAPVDSLPVPPVEQPSADSVLAAFDSVGTVDTVVKVDSVVKTDSIVPADSTVADLSLKNMKSVLYLSGGEDSPWFYLGVLYAIEEYHVPVDSIVGTSWGAWVGFLWSRGMRLDDMQRLFLEEDFEPFIGRDNIAAKTEPNPFEWPISLDGVPSLRYRFALRQDSIGAPRRVAKSLVVDSAGVERTLATLRFQESLFRQSAKAKIPFSVLGCDGVVGNTSVDVLKSLPLPGNGESGEICPYLALPAEDSPDEFPIIVIADPVRAEVTGNPWQRVLKKYAAEGLNNRPGLIVRAHSIQDSLHNTRIQAGFSAMEKRVNTLSFGPERKKAYETMKSETYPWFRYNPTFDSLSAEKHVSAKSYWDETDTGAVAPRRFAYALTQNPVYDSLSFNMQPNGDMIVGAKSSPVFDIAAGGFGSNAFGPNFYGEMGVRFIDQMEFDLNVAGFWGYNSYGLRPHFNIDRLWNKNWSISFAYEWQKVRPLTSFNNDIPHEDRIYSERRSDLSAKATYSLSETQDVSLGFIFGNREFEMDTLAYDEHFFNTYPVSPSLHYELRSGRQDKWFATEGYALNADLGLQSIGFELGRADLIPIYWKGEMDAYYAVSPRKYATFIFGAAGGFEQYHEEGYGYVYPKAFDYEVLSNCYRFHPEATPWSTEWYNATLASHHYGLLRMSAALHYKGNGLWLFGAYVRDFEDNPSVELGNNKVVLEPTFRLTYRSINALFGMTRTVDFKTASDLNKFGDYKYFVRIGNYNLF
- the mltG gene encoding endolytic transglycosylase MltG; protein product: MKKIFFISTVILIILAIFACFQAKNRLNALSGNEKMVLLEIPKGSSPAKVSQILHENGIWTDDLAFQLWCRLYKPNLKAGWYEVPANSKLDEIIALFESGKNAVKKVTIPEGRASWEIPSYLTKAFPNLDTNRWNALIHDPKFTQSLGVSAKSLEGYLLPETYPFAVDADEEAIIKQMVAANLKLREQYKDMEGTMWDTLGSWHKVLTLASVVEEETGKPDERPLIAGVFHNRLRIGMPLGADPTVRFIFKNLTGPIYKSQLNSNSPYNTRKFKGLMPGPISNPGRKAIEAALKPAKTDALYFVAKDDGSGTHFFSSNLKDHNKYKNIAAKNRGE
- a CDS encoding CIA30 family protein, yielding MKKIFITIMLAALAAFAVKPNRVGPVSTYGELKANGGKLSGSCPAYKDKTVQVRGMSLFWSSGADSSLVYYTAQAMGLMVKDMGIEVLRFALGAGDEKFDSHGRSYTTGGANDQKAMVSKLVRAAVENDIYIILDWHTEGTSSYTNDAKEFFSWAAQEFGQTNNVIFEIWNEPANGASMSNVKSHADQVIPAIRAHSDNLILVGSPDWSSHPEECAKAGISDNNYGCTLHFYAATGAHQVGSGYDGRASEAMSKGVPVFATEWGTVSSDGNGSPNQSASQAWVNWMNQNGVSWANWSASAIAEQSAAFSTLTLNQGLKYTQSGNMVKGWMNKSPSYSDCGLGNHLGSDTGDDGFSTGVADGATTDLIDDMEDGDRYTYTGGFWSAWADSDDDKDGRGSTKISNPKFTNDFGKETYDVLIPAKGGDDSKFMAGMEGIYIDQGSYKWAPYVAMGLNLTKDTANFTEFAKCTSISYKYKGAAHNFRVELSTITNYNFHFVDAEASGEWKTVELTPDMFQQHTTWADPQITDLKANLGKANRLAWEVNGVVDRPASEIQPLYDYLYVDDIRCNGASITAISALETPSSSSAGPTSSPASSSSSVGPTSSSGTGPAIQVVTVVDIDDVEDGNEVLKTTGTWYAYNDSVPGGLSTITNTYDPALPGYVVVFPGTEDPTNGTAGFVGLKGIVVNPGTYEERPFVALGLNMNADTTKGVDLSQCNAISYRYKGAAHDFKIQDGSVTDYDYHLSKVPASAEEWKTATLAFEDLLQMGWGEAKDLDFTHIKKMAWEVLGWKASMDQPKPNFLYVDDLKCVKVTKDAIKAVRIASNSIVLGVQGNNLSINIDKASSVRVQIFDLMGHAVSNSIESMHAGSNTVSLEKMSKGSYIVRVIRGSEAKAARVTIR
- a CDS encoding AzlC family ABC transporter permease codes for the protein MKFTKGVKDGLPIGIGYFAVSFAFGINAGAVLHSWILATFISMTNLTSAGQFAGLNIMASATGTLLEMAVASLFINLRYSLMAISLSQKVDSNFGTLKRILLSTGITDEIYAVAMSKPGKVNAKYFLGLMVLPYLGWSGGTLTGAVCGQILPDMVVNALGVALYGMFVAIVVPAMKSHRPTLVAVLIAIALSFAFKFVPVLSGVGAGFAIIICAVVASLVCAALFPIDDTSANKPPQEAR